A single window of Vibrio sp. SCSIO 43137 DNA harbors:
- a CDS encoding OmpH family outer membrane protein: MKKIVKAAGISLVVLSASMFANAAEAAQKVGYISTAYIVKNMPQREAIMTKLQGELKDDRAELERISAAINTKAQQIDRDGALLGEDGIQKLKIDISSLQAEGKIKQEAYQKKAQALEYKARTQTLELIQKAVEKIADKDGFDMVIDAQSLQFAKPELNLTEKVLAELK, from the coding sequence TTGAAAAAGATTGTTAAAGCTGCTGGTATCAGCCTTGTAGTTCTAAGTGCGTCAATGTTTGCTAACGCGGCTGAAGCTGCGCAGAAAGTGGGCTATATCAGTACCGCCTATATTGTAAAAAATATGCCTCAGCGTGAAGCGATTATGACTAAGCTTCAGGGTGAGCTTAAAGATGACCGTGCTGAGCTGGAAAGAATCAGTGCAGCTATTAATACCAAGGCGCAGCAGATAGATCGTGATGGTGCACTGCTGGGAGAAGACGGTATTCAGAAACTAAAGATTGATATCAGCTCACTTCAGGCTGAAGGTAAGATTAAGCAGGAAGCTTACCAGAAGAAAGCTCAGGCTCTGGAATATAAAGCCCGCACCCAGACTCTGGAGCTGATTCAGAAAGCGGTAGAGAAAATTGCCGATAAAGATGGTTTTGATATGGTTATTGATGCCCAGTCTCTGCAGTTTGCTAAACCAGAACTAAACTTAACTGAAAAAGTGCTTGCTGAACTTAAGTAA
- the lpxD gene encoding UDP-3-O-(3-hydroxymyristoyl)glucosamine N-acyltransferase, producing MSRVTLAELAAVTGGELHGDGSVVIHSVVGMDKAGEGDITFLSNAKYKKHLADCQASAIMVKASEKDLCNTNILVVEDPYLAYALVAQALDTTPTAACNGIASSAVIADDVVVGEGVSVGANCTIESGVVLADNVTIGAGCFIGKEAKIGSNTQLWANVTVYHRVEIGEACLVQSGTVIGADGFGYANSKGEWVKIPQVGSVKIGNRVEIGACTTIDRGALDDTVIEDNVILDNQLQIAHNVHIGYGSALAGGTIIAGSTTIGKYCIIGGATVINGHIEITDGVTITGMGMVMRSISEKGVYSSGIPLQPNKEWRKTAARVHRIDEMNKRLKAVEKKLES from the coding sequence ATGTCTAGAGTCACTCTTGCTGAACTAGCCGCGGTTACCGGTGGCGAACTACATGGCGATGGATCTGTTGTTATCCATTCTGTTGTCGGAATGGATAAAGCCGGTGAAGGTGATATTACCTTCTTGTCTAACGCTAAATATAAAAAGCATCTGGCAGATTGTCAGGCCTCAGCTATCATGGTGAAAGCCTCTGAAAAGGATCTTTGTAACACCAATATTTTGGTAGTAGAAGATCCGTATCTGGCTTACGCCCTTGTTGCTCAGGCTCTTGATACTACACCAACTGCCGCTTGCAACGGAATCGCTTCTTCCGCTGTGATTGCTGATGATGTTGTTGTTGGTGAAGGGGTTTCTGTCGGTGCAAATTGTACCATTGAATCCGGTGTGGTTTTGGCTGACAACGTCACTATCGGGGCAGGTTGCTTTATCGGCAAAGAGGCAAAAATCGGCAGTAACACTCAGTTGTGGGCAAACGTGACTGTTTATCACAGGGTTGAAATTGGCGAGGCTTGTCTGGTTCAATCTGGTACAGTGATTGGTGCGGATGGTTTTGGCTATGCCAATAGCAAAGGCGAGTGGGTTAAAATTCCTCAGGTCGGATCGGTGAAAATCGGAAACCGTGTTGAAATAGGCGCCTGCACAACTATCGACCGTGGTGCTCTGGACGATACGGTTATTGAAGACAATGTGATTCTCGATAATCAGCTTCAGATAGCACACAATGTCCATATTGGTTACGGTAGTGCGTTGGCTGGCGGTACCATTATTGCTGGTAGTACAACCATAGGTAAGTACTGCATTATTGGCGGTGCGACCGTGATTAATGGCCATATCGAGATTACTGATGGTGTCACTATTACCGGAATGGGGATGGTGATGAGAAGTATTTCTGAGAAAGGAGTATATTCATCAGGTATCCCGTTACAGCCAAATAAAGAGTGGCGTAAAACAGCTGCTCGTGTTCATCGAATTGATGAAATGAACAAAAGATTAAAGGCGGTGGAGAAAAAACTGGAATCCTAA
- the fabZ gene encoding 3-hydroxyacyl-ACP dehydratase FabZ, translated as MDITRIQELLPHRYPFLLIDRVTDYEEGKYLIGLKNVTVNEPQFTGHFPQLPIFPGVLILEAMAQATGLLAFATFGAPKENELYYFASIDKAKFRKPVNPGDQLIIEVEFLKERRGIAMFNGVAKVDGEEVCSAELKCARREF; from the coding sequence ATGGATATCACCCGAATTCAGGAACTACTTCCGCATCGTTATCCATTTTTGCTGATTGACCGGGTAACAGATTATGAAGAGGGTAAATACCTTATTGGTCTGAAGAATGTGACAGTCAATGAGCCTCAGTTTACCGGCCATTTCCCACAACTGCCTATTTTCCCGGGCGTGCTTATTCTGGAAGCGATGGCGCAGGCTACTGGTTTGCTGGCGTTTGCTACTTTCGGAGCTCCGAAAGAGAATGAACTATACTATTTCGCAAGTATTGATAAAGCGAAATTCCGTAAGCCGGTAAATCCGGGTGACCAGCTTATTATTGAAGTTGAGTTTCTCAAAGAGCGCCGCGGTATTGCTATGTTTAATGGTGTAGCAAAAGTTGACGGTGAAGAAGTGTGTTCTGCTGAACTAAAATGTGCCCGTAGAGAATTTTAA
- the lpxA gene encoding acyl-ACP--UDP-N-acetylglucosamine O-acyltransferase has translation MIDETAQIHPTAIVEEGAVIGANVKIGPFCFVDSKVEIGDGTELLSHVVVKGPTKIGKDNRIFQFASVGEACQDLKYAGEDTRLEIGDRNTIRESVTMHRGTVQDAGITKVGSDNLFMINAHIAHDCVVGDRCIFANNATLAGHVKVGNQAIVGGMSAIHQFCHVGDHAMLGGGSIVVQDVPPYVMAQGNHCAPFGINIEGLKRRGFEKKEIHAIRRAYKALYRSGNTLEEAKLEIAKEAEEFNGVKLFLEFLEKSERGIIR, from the coding sequence ATGATTGATGAAACAGCTCAGATTCATCCGACCGCTATTGTAGAAGAAGGCGCAGTTATCGGAGCCAATGTAAAAATAGGCCCGTTTTGCTTTGTTGACAGCAAAGTAGAGATTGGTGACGGAACTGAACTGCTTTCTCATGTGGTAGTAAAAGGTCCGACAAAAATTGGTAAAGATAACCGTATCTTCCAGTTCGCCTCAGTTGGTGAAGCGTGTCAGGACCTTAAGTATGCAGGCGAAGATACCCGTCTGGAAATCGGCGACCGCAACACCATTCGTGAGAGCGTAACCATGCATCGTGGTACCGTTCAGGATGCCGGTATTACTAAGGTTGGCAGTGACAACCTGTTTATGATTAACGCTCATATCGCTCACGACTGTGTTGTGGGAGACCGCTGTATCTTTGCCAATAATGCCACCCTTGCAGGCCATGTTAAAGTTGGTAATCAGGCGATTGTTGGTGGTATGTCCGCTATTCATCAATTCTGTCATGTGGGCGATCACGCTATGCTGGGCGGTGGTTCCATTGTGGTTCAGGATGTGCCGCCTTACGTGATGGCGCAGGGCAATCACTGTGCGCCGTTTGGTATCAACATTGAAGGCCTGAAACGTCGTGGGTTTGAAAAGAAAGAGATCCATGCTATTCGCCGTGCTTACAAAGCTTTGTACAGAAGTGGCAATACACTGGAAGAAGCTAAGCTGGAAATTGCTAAAGAAGCAGAAGAGTTTAATGGTGTTAAGTTGTTCTTAGAGTTTCTGGAGAAATCTGAGCGCGGTATTATTCGCTAA